The following coding sequences lie in one Apium graveolens cultivar Ventura chromosome 3, ASM990537v1, whole genome shotgun sequence genomic window:
- the LOC141714765 gene encoding uncharacterized protein LOC141714765: MDWLGKNNAQIDCRSKKVYLRAKNGSKVIFKGQKQEQLFLTAIQASKLLRKGCEAHLAYVIDSDKEVPSMEEILVVREFPDVFPEELPGLPPDRHTEFEINLALDTEPISKEPYRMKPVEMKELASQIQKLLDKRVIRPNASPWERQFFS, translated from the coding sequence atggattggttaggaaagaATAATGCTCAAATAGATTGTAGATCTAAGAAGGTCTATCTTCGAGCAAAGAATGGGAGTAAGGTGATATTTAAAGGCCAAAAGCAAGAGCAGTTATTTCTCACCGCTATTCAAGCAAGCAAGCTACTTAGGAAAGGATGTGAAGCACATTTAGCCTATGTAATAGATTCAGATAAGGAAGTTCCTAGCATGGAGGAGATTTTAGTAGTAAGAGAGTTCCCTGATGTGTTTCCAGAGGAATTACCAGGACTACCGCCAGATCGACATACTGAGTTTGAGATTAATCTTGCCCTAGACACTGAACCCATTTCGAAGGAACCTTATAGAATGAAACCAGTAGAGATGAAGGAGCTAGCGAGTCAGATACAAAAACTTTTGGATAAAAGAGTCATAAGGCCCAATGCGTCGCCATGGGAGCGTCAGTTCTTTTCGTAA